The Gordonia mangrovi genome includes the window ATCTCGGTGGTGCAGTTCGGGGTCGTCTCCTTGCCACAGGTCAGCGTCGGACCGGCGAAGCTCTGGAAGTCGGTGAGCCCCTTCAACCCGGCCAGGACACTCGGCCCGGTGAAGTCGGTGACGCCGGCCGTGTTCAGTCCGTTCACGAAGTCGACGAGTGTCGCGAACATCCCGTAGGCGTAGAAGCCGCCGCTGCCCCCGGCCTCGTCGACGTACTGCTCGGAGATCTGCACGTTTTCCTTGACCTCTTGCGGCGCCGAGTCGAGCGCCGGCGGCTGCCAGATCGGCGAGTACGTCTGCGCGCCCACGGCCTGGGCACCCATGGTCTCGATGAACTCGGTGCACGCAGCCATGAACATCGTGCCCTGGTAGCCGACCGACCGCAGCGACTGCGACAGCTTGGTGCAGTTGTTCTCGTTCGCCGACGTCATCAGGCCGGCAGCCGCGGGGTCTCCGTCGGCGAGCGTGGTGGCCAGCGCGGTGTAGTTGGGTCCGGCCGGCGGGTAATACACACCGTTCACATCGATCTGGAGTTGCTGCCCCAACGGCACCATCAGGGTGTCGAACACCTGGTGTGCCTGCGGGAGGTCGGCATTCGCGAGAGTCAACGACTCCTTCTCGGCCGCCTTCAGCGACTGCATGAATCCGACGAGGAACGCGGCCGCGGGCGGACCGAAATACACCCGGTTGGCCGCCTCGGCACCGGTCGCCGTGTTGAACGGGATCTGGCCGACCATCGGGATACCGGCCGAGGTGAGAATCGGCATCGCTGCCTGGGATTCGGAGTTGTAGCCGTCGATCGCGGCGACGACACCTGCCTGGACGAACTGGTTCGCGCACGAGATCGTGGACTCCGGCGCGGTCTGGTCGATCCCGCAGTCGATGACCTCGATGGGCCGACCGTCGATCCCGCCGATCTGGTTGTTGATGTATTCGACGGCGGCGTCCTTGCCGGTGGTCACACCCGGCTGGGTGCCGGGCCCCTGCGAGGGAT containing:
- a CDS encoding ABC transporter substrate-binding protein → MRRRTGRVFAAAVAAACVFSVVSCSSDDDSGSDGSGGAAEGSGVAATGDPIRVGLFNPSQGPGTQPGVTTGKDAAVEYINNQIGGIDGRPIEVIDCGIDQTAPESTISCANQFVQAGVVAAIDGYNSESQAAMPILTSAGIPMVGQIPFNTATGAEAANRVYFGPPAAAFLVGFMQSLKAAEKESLTLANADLPQAHQVFDTLMVPLGQQLQIDVNGVYYPPAGPNYTALATTLADGDPAAAGLMTSANENNCTKLSQSLRSVGYQGTMFMAACTEFIETMGAQAVGAQTYSPIWQPPALDSAPQEVKENVQISEQYVDEAGGSGGFYAYGMFATLVDFVNGLNTAGVTDFTGPSVLAGLKGLTDFQSFAGPTLTCGKETTPNCTTEMLLFEVTGDNTTEPVGGGYITPNPEVLAMIPGAI